Within uncultured Methanoregula sp., the genomic segment CCTTACGGGGACTCAAAGGACTCAACATCATCGGCGGCGACCTGGTGGAAGTCTCGCCTCCCTATGATCCTATGGGAATCACCGCTCTGGCCGGGGCCACGATCCTGTTCGAGATCCTCTGCCTTGCCGCAGGGTCCCCGCAGGGAAGATAAAACCACGTCACTTTTTTTTGCCCGGATCGGCATATAGAGGCTTTTTTTTTCAGCCGGCCCGGTGACTGCAAAAAAAATTTCATCTAACTCAAAGGTTATTCTGTTTCCCGCGAACAGATCCCTGTTATCCCTGTGGCAGGAAGATCACGCGGGAAAACCACAGACAACGGGAGAGTTCTTCATGATGAAAAAAACGAGCCTGTGCATCCTCGGGCTTTTACTCCTGGGGATGTTCTGCGTGCCGGTGGCTGCTGAAACGGAACACCCGGGCTGCTGGAATTTTACGATTATCGACAGGGTTATTGCGATCAATGAGGTGAAACTCAATGGAGACGGGGACCATGGAGCCGGGCGTAACCAGAGGGTGTATGTCCCGGATTCCCTTGAACAGGTCGAGGTACAGGTGAAGGTAACCGCGGGCCCGGATACAACCCTCACGATCACGAAGGATTACATTGAAAAGCTCTGGCAGAGTGCTCCTCAGGGGCAGATCCCGGCCCTGCTCATGTGGGGGGGTTGTGCCACGTACGATGTGGATGCCGGATGGATCGATCCCCGCCCGATGGAAGCAAGCGACTATTCGGTAAACCGGATGTATGAGGTCCATGAACACCTCAGCGAACGCGGTCTCGTGCACAAGGCGACAGGGGAAACGTACTATATGCGGTATCATAAGCTGGTCGATCGCACCGTTTCGGGCTGACAAAAAAGCACGGGCATCCTGTCCGGGGCAATGAGGTCCTGCGGCATTCAGCTGCTGCCACCTCATGCCGATAACCGCAATAATTTTTTCACCCATCGCCAGGTTTATCGAGATTCCGGTTGACTCACAATCCGGAGATACACGATGCAGATAAGGAATTTTCCCTCCCTTTTTTTTCTTCTGGCACTGAATGTAATTCTGATCGCATGCCTTGCCACACCCGCGCTCGCAGCGGCGCCCCCGGCAAGCTGGCAGGTATCCACGGTTTCAGAAGATATCAGGTATTACCCCTTCGCCTCCGTGGCTTTCGATACGAACAGTGTGCCGCATGTTGCCTATCGTGACAACGTCACCCGCACCATCCGGCATGCCTGGCAATCCGGCGGAACATGGACCACAGAAAAGATCGGTCCTTCAGCCGGTACGTTTTCAACAGCAATCGCGTTCACCCCCGATGGGAACCCGGCCACCAGTTACGGTGACGGCCTGTTCTTCGGGAACCTGATGTTTGCCCGGAAGAGCGGGGATTCGTGGACAAACACCATTGTCGCCCGCGGTACGATGGCAGATGCCGGGCAGTTCTCTTCGCTGGCGTTCGATCAGAAGGGTAATCCCCACATCACCTACAATGACGGCCAGGTCCTTGCCTCCCTGTACTATGCAAGCCTGAATACTACCACTGGCGAATGGGCGTACTCGCTGATTGATGATGACGGCGCCTACACCGGTGATGCCGGGTACTCGTCGTCGCTGAAGATCGATGCCTCTGGCCACCCGCATGTCGCTTACATCTCGGACGAACCCTGGGGCCTGCGGTACGCAACTTCGCAGGATGGGGTGAACTGGACGATCACGAAACTGGACGAACTGGATCGCATGAACTTCTTCTCCCGGACCTACACGGGATTGTCACTGGCCTTGGACTCCCGGGGATACCCGCATATCAGCTACTATAACCAGACAACCACGGATAGCACCCCCTCCCTGCTCCAGTACCAGTCATGGAACGGGGCTGCCTGGAACCGCGAGACCGTTACCATCCTTTCCAAGCGGGACTTTACAACCTCCCTTGCGATCGATGCACAGGATGTCCCGCACATCGCCTATTGCGATGTTGCGGCAAAATCGCTGAACTATGCCACCCGGTCGTCATCAGGAACCTGGGACAGCCAGAACGTAGTCCAGGGAACACATCTTCTCCGCATGCCCTCGCTTGCGCCCGATGTGGCCGGCAGCCCCGGTATTGTCTATTACGATCCAACCGGCCACTCGCTGAAGTTCGCGAAAGGCATAGTATGACCGGGAACCCCGCTCCGGGGGGGAATCAAACTATTTTTCCCCCACGTCCGCATTTACCCGGCACGGTAAATAAAAAATAATTTTCACTTATCGCAACCCGTTTATCCTCCGGACGTCAAGATCGGTATCAGGTGTTTCCCCTGTCACAACCAGAACGTTCCCCGCTCGCCCGTCTCGTGCTCTTCATGATCTGTTTAGCGATCACCGGTTCAGCCGTTGCTGTCGTTCACTATTATGCCGTCGACCTGCCGGCGCAGGCCGCACTTCATGCACCCAATAATGATCACTCACCGAACCGGGGGACCTGCACCCAGGAGAACATTGCCCTGTGCGAGAAAGGCTGCACGGGGCCTGACAAGGTCCTGGACCTGTCCTGTTACGAACTCTGTGTTGAGTCCATCTGCTGACCCGGGCAGATCCCTCTTTTTGCAACCCGACTCCGCAACCGGTGTGAACGTGCAATAACCGCCCCAGTTTTTTTCCCTCATCGCCAGCGATAATATGCCGCACGGAAGAAGAATTCCCGGATGAACGTTACGGAAGATGCCTGGCACGACGAGCAGGATCCCGCAACTCCGCAAGACCCTGCCCCAGGCCGTCGGCATCGACAGCAAATGCAGCGCCGGCACCATCGGCCCCGGCATTAACAGTGGTCGTAAACGTACCGGGGGGAAAGGGCTCCCCGGCCTGCACGCATCGGATGCGCGAAGGACAGGGATAAAAAAAAGGGAAGGGTTCACCCATTCACTCAGGCTGTCACATGGCGGTAGTAAAACCGATCATTAAAGTCCACAACGTGCTGGTAATCGGGGTCGTTGTTGTGGATCAGACCGCGTTCCACCAGGTGTTCATGGATAGTAACGACTAATACCATCGTGTTCATGACATTGCCATTGGATATCGCGCTTCCCCCGCAGGCATCCACATCATAGGTCCATGGCCCCCCCCAGGCATAGATCGTGGGGGCTTCGTTCGGTTTCGCCTTCCGGAGCTTGTCGATATAATCCTTTGTTACGGTAATCGTGGTATCGGGACCACCGGTGACCACAAACGTTACGTTGACCTTATTGAGCGAGTCCGGGACAATCACCCTCTGGTAATACCCGTCACGAGTCCAGCCATTCTCATCGCTCTGGCCATTGATGTTTATAACTGTTTTCCCGGTAATATAGGATACCAGGTAAAAACTCCAGGTGCCGGTATAATCACATCGGTCCCAGATGTAATGATCGGTAAACAAACATCCGGGATCGGTATAAGATCCGGCAGCGAGTGCCGCCGGTATGCAGAGCATGATGGCAAGCAGGATTCCAAGAAAGCACATTCCTGTTCTTTGTATCATTTGTAAGACCCTCTGTTATCTGGTGTACCCGCTCTTACCCAATCCGGGCGCGGGGGTATCTCCGGGTATCGACAGATTACCCGTCCGGCGACCCTGCCCAATCCTGTGGGCATAAAACCCCCTTACTCGAGCGGGACAGTCTGCCGTTTGGAGATTACTCCCATTTTTCGTCGTAAAAAGAATAACCATTGCGTTGAGTGAAAAATTATTTTCACTGCATTCCCGGGCATGCATATCCGGGGAACGCCGTGGACGGCGCAGGCTGTCTGCTTTTGCATCAGCGTCCGGTACGGACCGCACTATCGTCGCCGGTGATGGTTCAGGCTGCCGGACTATTTCCGCAGTGAATGCACCCGCATTCAGGCAGAAGAATGCCCCCTGGCGGATATTTGCGGAATTATCGGGTTCCTAAGAACACAGCATCCAGATCTGAACGCCAATTGCGGCCAGAGACAGCGCAATGATGAAACCACAGAATATGATGAATCCTATCATGAAGTACACTCCTTTTTACGAAGAAGTGATTCTCTATCCGGTTTCCATAAATGCAGCGATAAGTGAAAAAAAATTTTCAGATATCCCGCCTGCCGGGCCGGTTTGCGCCGGGTTCTGCAGTGCGGCACGGGTCGCCGGGGCATATCTGTCCGGGACCGGCAGGTAACGGGAAGACAGAAGGCCGGATACCGGTTCAGATGCGAAAATTTCAAAGGAGCGTATCCCCCGATTGCCCGGTACCAGCCTCCGGGAAAAACCGGCCCGATCACCGCAAAAAAAATCCCTGTACCCTTGGGTTCCCTGGTGCATTGGGTGAAAAAATTCCTTCACTTAAAACCAGAGATTTTTACCTATCTGTCAGCATATCTTACCGGGTATTGCCAGCAGGAACACCGAGATGCAACAAGTACTGAGTGTACCGGAAGACAGGGTCAGCAGGAACCATCTCCGGCACAGCTGGGACGTGGTCAGGTCATTTATTCGGGCAGAAGGGCTGGACGGGATCGAGCTCGTCCTCGGGAATCGTTGTGGAGAAGTGCCGGTTCCGGACAATCTCGTAAAAACCGTTCACCTGCCGATATGGCCCGGCTGGATCCGGCCCTGGAAAGAACCGCAGTCAATCCCTGCCGGCGGCGATCCCGCTGAGATAGCAGCGCATTATGGAGCAGGAACACCGGAAAACCTCATGAAACGGTTCAGCCGGAACCTGGCACGGGCGAAAGCGTACCGGGCAGCCTATGCCGTTGTCCATGCCAGCCATCACGAACCGGGAGAAACCGGGGCGCAGCCCGGCCGGTACCTGCCACGGGAAATCCTGGCAGCCACCGCTTCGTTTGCCAATACACTGGCATCCCGCTCTTCCGGTGGCGAACCCCCGGTCACCCTTGCGTTTGAGAACCTCGGATCCTCCGGCCTCACCTTCCTTTCCCCACAGGATACCGAATATTTCACCGGCCTCCTCACATTCAACAACTGGATCTTTGTCCTGGATACCGGCCACCTGATGAACGCACTCCAGGCGGAAAACGAGCGCGAGGGAGTCCGGGACGTTATCCGGGTAATCGGCCGGTTGCCGAAAGAAGCGAAAACGCGGATCCGTGCTGTTCACTTCCATTGCAGCACCTCCGGGAGGTGGCAGGGAAGGCATCATCCCCCGGAACGCCCCGTAATGACCTGGCAGGAGAGAGCCCGGGCCCGATCGGACCACCACCGGAGTATCGATGAACACCGCCCGTTCTCGGATCCCGCCTGCCGGAAGATTGTTGCAATGATCCGCCCGGAATTCCTGGTCCACGAATTCGTGGCGAACACTCCCGAGGCCATGCAGGCTGCCCTGCGGCAGCAGAGAGCACTCATCGGGAAGCCCGGGTCCACCGCAGCCGGGGGTTCTCCCCCCGGCGATTAAGAAAGATCTTTACCCGTTGTCCGGTTCTTTGCGTTCCTCCGCCCGGGCGAACCCGGCCCTCCGGGCAACCAGGGGTACGCAGCAGGTCAGCCAGAATAAAACCACGGCCATCGAGACCACGGTGAGGGCAGAATCAATGGGATCCGGAAAGTTGCATGCCTCCCGGGCCGTTGTGATGATCCACCATACGGCGAGCGTTGAACCCGTGCCTGCGAGGATCACTGCACCTTTCTGCCAGAGCCCCTCCGGCGGCTCCCACCCGCCCCGCGAGAGGAGCACCTCGTAGCCGGCAAGGCTCCCGAGGATGATGCCCGCTACCCCCCAGGCGTACCGGATGGCGACCGGGTCAATCGCGTAGCCGGTCTGCTGGAATGCGGTCGCAGCCCAGGATGCCGGGAGTTCCCAGCCCGCGAGCGCGAGATACGGGGGGATAACGAGGATGATGGGGAGCGCTGCGAGCAGGAGGATCCCGATCCAGCGGCCGGGCCGGGACAGACCGTCCGCATATGCCGCCACCCGGGGTTCGGCAAACAGGAAGAGGACGAGGAGCAGGAATCCGAAGATGAGACCTCCGGCCACGTCCTGCACGAAGTGGATGCCGCCGACGATCCGTACCAGGCAGGTGGTGACGAGCAGGAGGGCACACACCACGACAACCCACCAGCGCCGGACCACCGCTGCGATGTACCCGTACATTGCTGCACCGTACATCGCGGCTCCCGACGGGAACCCGAACGAAGGGTGCGAGGTAAATATTTTGACATCCAGCGAGATCCAGTACGGGCGCGGGAGGTGCCAGGCGAGTTTCAGCGCCTCGTTAAGCCCTCCCGTAACTCCGACCAGCACAGCAAGCCGGACACCGTGGCGGGGGTGAAACCCAAGGTACAGGACCGCGATAAGGAGCAGGTACCACTGCGTGGAATCGAGCAGTACGCCCGGCACGGCAAGGAGCGTCAGCGTGGGGGAGATATGCTGGGCTGCGATATTGATCGCGGGGTCGAGCGGCATGCCGAGTACGTCCATTTGGAATTCTGTAGGGAAAAAGAATATATAAACCATTCAATTTCTTTCTCCCGGATTCCCGCACGGATCCGGGTCGGCAACCCGGGGGTCAATCCCGGTCCCGGCAGTCTGAAACCGCTGAGAGGAGTGTCAGCCTTCACTCTCCCGGATCTTAGCATTCCTGTAGAGGTCCAGTGCTGCAATCCCCCCGATTGTTGCCACGACAAGCGCAACTCCGGACAGGGCAAGAATATACAGGAGTCCGACAGCGATCCACGCTCCGCCTGGGGGCGAATACGAAGTGTACATCTGGCCGGCATCCCACCACACCTGATCAACCCCGGAAAACCGGAAGAGCAGGAATACAAGTGAGGCAGCGAATACTACCATTCCAAGGCCAAGAACGCAGGCAGCCACTTCACCCCAGATCTTCTTCATCAGGGTAAACGATCCATAAACCGATTCCTTCAGGCTCTTCCCCTCAAGCACGATGAGGGGGACTACAAACAGGGTAATGACGAACAGGAGTACGGTGATTGCAGAAAGGATCAGGGTATCCCCGAGCGCAAAGCCGATTAACCACCAATCCCTGCCAAGTGGCAGGCTGGCAATGCTAAAATCCGGCGGGAGCAGGTAGTTCATGGCATAGTTGAAAGGGAACTGGCTGAGCACGCCGGAGAGGAATTCGCGGAGTGCCGGGTTCAGCAGATTGGAATATTGGCTGGCGACGAAGAGCAAAGTGCCGGCGAGTGCCACGACCACTGACCACCCGGTAAGAGGCCGTACGTATTTTTTTGCCCGTGCAAGTCCCTGGAAGAATGAGACAGGACGGTCTTTCTTTGATGAGATGTTCAAAACAAGACCCGCAAGTAAGAATACCAGGCAGAAAACGGTCAGGAGCTCGACTGCAAATGTCAGGACAAGCGAGGTGAGCAAACGGGCAACGTACGGATCGACAGAGGAATCAACGAAGAGCAGCCACCGGGGGTTGCGAACAAAAAGTTCCCCCTGGATCATGATGGGATGAACGAAGATCTGAATCCCTGCGAGTGACGAGACCACGGATCCCCCGGTGAGAGGTATCAGGTATTTTTTCGCCCGTTCGAGTCCCCGGAAGAATGAGACAGGACGGTCTTTCTTTGATGAAATGCTCAGGACAAGACCCGCCAGGATAAATCCCAGGCAGAAAAGCGCCAGGGACCCGATCACGAATGTGAGGACAAGCGACGGGAGTAAACGGATAGAATCAGCATCAAAGAAGAACCGCCCGTCTGAGGATGAGGGGAATACGACGAGCCCCGCGTAGGCGATAAGGTTCCCGGCCAGAACAACTCCGACCAGGAGCGAGAACCAGAGGAGCTGCCGGTTATGGATCAGGGTTTTCGTTCCCGACAGGGCGGCCCCGATTCCCCGCCGGAATGTTCCCGGTCCGCCGGCCCCGCCATCCGGGCTCCCCTCAATCTCAGGTTCACGCGGATCATTGATACCTGTCCCTGAGGCACGGAACACCGGTGCTTTCCGGCACAGGCCGAGCCAGTGTTCAGCAATTTCAGATACCCGGGTCATTTTGCGCTCTCCCGGATCTTTGCATCCTTATAGAGTTCCAGTGTTGCGATCCCTCCAATGGTTGCCGCGATAAAAATAAAGATGGTCAGGGCAATGACGTACAGAAGTCCAAAACCGATCCACGCATCGCCGGGCCGGGTAGACTGAATTTGGTTCCCTGTAACGTGATCGATACCGGTAAACTGGAAGAAGAAGAACGTGAGCAGGGAGACGAACACGATAATTCCCAGGACGAGGAGAGATGCGGCTACTTCATTCCGGATATTTTTCATCAGGGCAAACGATCCAAAGACCGCTTCCTTCAGGGGTTTCTTCTCCAGTACGAGTTGTGGCACGACAAACAGGGTCACGGCAAACAGGAGAATGTTGATCACAGAAAGGAGTATTGAATATACGAGCCCGACCTTGAATAATTCTAAAAACCGGGAAAATGTCCCATACGGGATGTAGGTATTCGGGTCGAGGGACCAGCTGAAGGGAAACAGATGGAGATCGTTGAGCAGGATTCCCCAGAGTTCCCCGAAGATGTTAAAAGGCTGGTACCACGCGGGTCGCAGCAGGTCCATGTGCAGGCCAAGAGAAAAGAGGAGGGTGCCTGTGAGCGCAATGATCACGGACCATCCGGCGAGAGGTTTCAGATAGTGTGCAGCCAGCCCTTGTCCATGAAAGAATGAGATAGGCCCGCTTTTCTTTGAAGAGAGGCTTATGACGAGGCCCGCAAGCAGGAATACCAGGCAGAAGACCGTAGGGAACTCGACGAGAAACGTGATGAGGGGCGATGCGATCAAAACGTTCTCGCCATTGTTACTGCCGGCGACCATGAGGACACCCTGGGCGAGGAAGTGCCCGGCCATGACGAGGCCGGCGAGGATCGTAAACCAGAAGAGTTGCCGGTTCCGGATCAGGGTTTTCGATCCTGATATGAGGATCCCCACACCCTGTCGCATCGTTCCTGCCCCTCCGGCCCCGCCATCCGGCTGGCCGTCAAGGACCGGCTCAGGCTGATCGCGGATAGCTGTCCCCGTGGTATGGACCAGGGGGGCTCTCCGGCAAAGGCCCAGCCATATGTCTGAAATCTTCGATAACCGTGTCATCCCGCACTCTCCCGGATCTTTGCAAGCAGTTCCTCTGCCATCGTTGTCGGGTCGGCAGTTTTCTCAATTTTGATCCCGAGTTCTGATGCAAAATCCCAGATGAATTCGATGCACCGGGTGAACTCATCGCATGACCCGCAGTCGCCGTCATGTTCGTACCAGACCTGCATGCCATGCTTCTCCGAGACAAAGATGAATGCGTCCGTCTGGAACGGGATGGACCGCCCGGACAGGACACCCCGTTCCACATCGATCTTTTCAATCTGGATCCGGTTTGCCTGCGCCATCTCCCGCAGCGAGGATTCAATCTTCCTGTCCATAGCAAGGAGTGCCTGCGATACACCCTGCCGTGTAATGCCGACCTCACCTGCAATAGAGACATTCTGCATCCCGCTGCGACGCATCTTCCAGAACCCGAACTGTTTTTCGTTCATGGGAAGGAACATATGTAAATGTATGGATATTTACAATATAAAATTATCCGGGTTTGCCGGCACCAGAGTATGCCAGCCCATCATGGCCGATGCACACGAAATGCAAGGAGTCCCCCACCGCGATCCGATCGGCTGGGGGCAAGGGGGAGATTGCCGGGAAATCCTGATGTCGGGGGTTTGCCCAGCGGGGATTCGGGAAGTGGGAAGAATCGTAATGGTCATAATTATGGATTTGGCCATATCACGCAGTGATGCCCGACACTCAAAACGCCTGCCCGTGTTTGACTTATTTCCGGAAGCGAAAGGTACTCAGTGAGAAATTGTATAAATAGAGAAATATATTTTGGTTATGGACGACTTGAGGTTGTCCCAAAAGAAAGGACGGGTTCACCAAGCGACGAACTTTGTGTTGAAGGGTCTGCACTCAATACTCATGAGTACTCATCACTTTCGTATCATGGCGATGCAGATCATAATAATGCAGGGGCGATCAATGCAGTAAAGAGTATTATTGCCTCAATTACCTAATTTTTTTTAGGAGAGTTCCTGATGCCCTCAATGAAACTGCGATATAAAATTGTCATTATCTTCATACTGGCGGTATTGCTCTTCCTGTTGTATGTCCACTTGCATGGAATCCGGGCAGGTCAATCAACTCTCCAGGCATATCCCATCACTCTCTATCCCAACGGCAGTGGAACTTCGTTGATTTGGAAGTATATTGATAAAACGCAGATTGAGAATGCCACTCACCTTACTGACAGGGATTTTGAAAAGTATCCGGCCCTTGCCGAGGTTTTGACAGGAGAACGTTCAATCTTCAGGTATTTTTCAAAGATGGGGGGTGTTGATCAGGAAGAATTCGAGATTCTCTGGAAACAGTATAATGTCTCTGAATACAAGGGCGAATATTACTTTATGCTGCCTATGCGTCACTGAGGGAAGGCAGTGAATTCCGGGAGAGGCGATAGATACTCTTCGCCCCTGTGGGGCTCAATTACCTTTAGTCTGCCCGGCGGGGATTTGGTGAGGGGGCCGGGCGACACCGGAAGGAGATAACGCGGGATGGCCATAAACTCTCTTAAATATTGGAATCAAATATCAGTATACAGATAGGTGAGCGGATATGGATTTCAAAATCGCAATCGAACAGGACGAGGATGGCTGGTTCATCGTCACCGTTCCGGCACTTCCCGGCTGTGTCTCCCAGGGAAAGACCGAGGAGGAGGCTAAGAAGAATATTGCCGAAGCCATAGAACTGCATCTTTCCGCTCTCGCCCGTGATGGCATTCCGCTCTATCACCGCCCGGGTATCAAAGAAACTTTCGTGGCCGTTGATATATGACGGATAAACTTCCCATCTTATCCGGAAAGGATGTAGTAAAAGCACTTGGAAAACTGGGCTATACAATAAACGACCAGAAAGGAAGTCATATCCACCTCAGGCATCCGGTCCGGAGACCGCTGACAATTCCCAACCACCCGGAAATTGCCCGGGGGACGTTAAGGATCATCATTAAGGATGCGGATCTCACCGTTGAAAAATTCCTGGAGTTGCTGTGAGTCCTGACGATGCAATCCGGTTCCCCCGGATCTACGAGACCGGGAGCGGCGATTACACCAAAGAGCGACAGGAATGGTTACCGGATAATCTCGATATGGTAAAGAGCGATCTGCTTGAG encodes:
- a CDS encoding phosphatase PAP2 family protein, which encodes MDVLGMPLDPAINIAAQHISPTLTLLAVPGVLLDSTQWYLLLIAVLYLGFHPRHGVRLAVLVGVTGGLNEALKLAWHLPRPYWISLDVKIFTSHPSFGFPSGAAMYGAAMYGYIAAVVRRWWVVVVCALLLVTTCLVRIVGGIHFVQDVAGGLIFGFLLLVLFLFAEPRVAAYADGLSRPGRWIGILLLAALPIILVIPPYLALAGWELPASWAATAFQQTGYAIDPVAIRYAWGVAGIILGSLAGYEVLLSRGGWEPPEGLWQKGAVILAGTGSTLAVWWIITTAREACNFPDPIDSALTVVSMAVVLFWLTCCVPLVARRAGFARAEERKEPDNG
- a CDS encoding type II toxin-antitoxin system HicB family antitoxin, whose protein sequence is MDFKIAIEQDEDGWFIVTVPALPGCVSQGKTEEEAKKNIAEAIELHLSALARDGIPLYHRPGIKETFVAVDI
- a CDS encoding type II toxin-antitoxin system HicA family toxin; amino-acid sequence: MTDKLPILSGKDVVKALGKLGYTINDQKGSHIHLRHPVRRPLTIPNHPEIARGTLRIIIKDADLTVEKFLELL